In Treponema denticola, one genomic interval encodes:
- the rpoB gene encoding DNA-directed RNA polymerase subunit beta translates to MFARGQKIDRRYYGKDVPNFMELPNLIDIQIQSYNKFLNKEKKTDTAEIEGLESVFNTTFPIESINEDMALQYLSYSLDYDSIKFSEIECKQKGLTYSVPLKAEIDLFFKETKEIRRKNIYMGDIPLMTERGTFIINGAERVVVSQIHRSPGVIFSHEKGVYSSRIIPYRGTWLEFEIDQKKELIYAKLDSKKRILGTIFLRALGYDTREKIIDLFYKTKTAKISSDRAEYEELIGQVLARDVFVKGEDGEKRKMHQAGEKIHPHNIDDLIQNDVKKITIIDFKGKDSLDSQIIINCFEREEIKYTPDPAVNDEPTVEDALNAVYSVIRPGDPITYENAKEDLHNMFFTARRYDIGKVDRYKLNKKFDYPDDVQGTTLIEEDIFKTMKLLIKVYIGEEAIDDIDHLGNRRIRSVGEIMTDVLKKAFSRMERIARDRMSSKEMDTIKPQDLISIKPIVAAIKEFFGASQLSQFMDQVNPLAELTHKRRLNALGPGGLSRDRAGFEVREVHYTHYGRMCPIETPEGPNIGLIVSMANYARVNEYGFLEAPYVKVVNGVATREIEYLSAMDEDKYFIGQVSSAIGKDGKINTDQVSCRRLGDYTSRSPKDIQYMDVSPKQIISVSASLIPFLEHDDANRALMGSNMQRQAVPLVFPEPPRVGTGMEKKCAYDSGVLIKAKRSGKVEFVSSDTIIIAPGKGKNKEDKDEYTLLKYQRTNQETCYHQRPIVNVGDTVKEGQPIADGPATYNGELALGRNILVGFVPWNGYNYEDAILISRRVVKEDMFTSIHIKELSTDVRETKLGAEKMTCDIPNKSEKSLDDLDSEGIIRIGSKVKPGDILVGKVTPKSESDTTPEFKLLNSIFGEKAKEVRDTSLRVPHGTEGTVIDVQRLKRDQGDDLSPGVDEVVKVLIATKRKLREGDKMAGRHGNKGLVARILPEEDMPYMEDGTPLDICLNPLGVPSRMNIGQILESELGLAGLKLNEWYESPVFESPSMEQIEAKLKEAGYPTSSKVKLRDGLTGRLFENEVFVGVIYFLKLAHLVDDKMHARSTGPYSLVTQQPLGGKAQFGGQRLGEMEVWALEAYGAANTLQELITIKSDDMHGRSKIYESIVKGEPSSSAGIPESFNVLVQELRGLALDFTIYDAKGQQIPLTERDEELIKREKTSTNF, encoded by the coding sequence ATGTTTGCAAGAGGCCAAAAGATAGATCGAAGGTATTACGGTAAGGATGTTCCGAATTTTATGGAGCTTCCTAACCTTATAGATATTCAGATTCAATCTTACAATAAATTTTTAAATAAAGAAAAAAAGACAGATACGGCCGAGATTGAGGGTTTAGAGTCGGTTTTTAATACAACATTTCCGATTGAAAGTATAAATGAAGACATGGCTTTGCAATATCTTTCCTATTCTCTTGATTATGACAGTATTAAATTTTCTGAAATTGAATGCAAACAAAAGGGCTTGACATATTCTGTTCCCTTAAAAGCCGAAATAGACTTATTTTTTAAAGAAACTAAGGAAATACGCCGCAAAAACATTTACATGGGCGATATTCCTCTAATGACGGAAAGAGGAACCTTTATTATCAACGGAGCTGAACGGGTTGTAGTTTCTCAGATTCACCGTTCTCCAGGTGTAATCTTTTCGCATGAAAAGGGCGTTTACTCAAGCCGTATTATTCCCTACCGAGGAACATGGCTTGAATTTGAAATAGATCAGAAAAAAGAGCTTATCTACGCAAAGCTCGACAGTAAAAAGCGAATTTTAGGTACGATATTTTTACGTGCTCTCGGATATGACACAAGAGAAAAAATTATCGACCTTTTCTATAAGACCAAGACGGCAAAAATATCTTCGGACAGGGCTGAGTATGAGGAGTTAATCGGTCAGGTACTGGCTAGGGATGTCTTTGTTAAGGGTGAAGACGGCGAAAAACGTAAGATGCATCAAGCCGGTGAAAAAATTCATCCTCACAACATAGATGATTTAATTCAAAATGACGTTAAAAAGATAACGATAATCGACTTTAAAGGAAAAGACTCTTTAGATTCTCAGATCATCATCAACTGCTTTGAAAGGGAAGAAATCAAGTATACTCCCGATCCGGCCGTAAACGATGAGCCTACAGTTGAAGATGCCTTAAATGCAGTTTACAGCGTTATCCGCCCCGGAGATCCTATAACCTATGAAAATGCAAAAGAAGATCTGCACAATATGTTCTTTACGGCCCGCCGATACGACATAGGCAAGGTCGACCGATATAAATTAAACAAAAAATTTGACTATCCGGATGATGTGCAAGGTACAACCTTAATTGAAGAAGACATATTTAAAACGATGAAACTTTTGATCAAGGTTTACATAGGTGAAGAAGCCATTGACGATATTGACCACTTAGGAAACAGGAGAATTAGGTCAGTCGGCGAAATTATGACCGATGTTCTAAAAAAAGCCTTCTCCAGAATGGAGAGAATTGCCCGCGACAGGATGAGCTCTAAGGAAATGGATACCATCAAACCTCAGGACTTAATTTCCATTAAGCCCATCGTTGCAGCTATCAAAGAATTCTTCGGAGCAAGCCAGTTATCCCAGTTCATGGATCAGGTAAACCCCTTGGCAGAGCTTACTCATAAGCGCCGTCTTAATGCCTTAGGCCCCGGCGGTCTTTCACGCGATAGGGCAGGCTTTGAGGTACGAGAAGTTCACTATACCCACTACGGAAGAATGTGTCCTATCGAGACCCCTGAAGGTCCGAACATCGGTCTTATCGTTTCTATGGCAAACTATGCCCGTGTAAACGAATACGGCTTTTTGGAAGCTCCCTATGTAAAGGTTGTAAACGGGGTTGCTACACGCGAAATCGAATACTTGTCCGCAATGGATGAAGACAAGTACTTTATAGGTCAGGTTTCTTCCGCTATCGGAAAGGACGGAAAGATTAATACGGATCAAGTTTCGTGCCGAAGGCTTGGAGACTATACTTCAAGAAGCCCGAAAGATATCCAGTATATGGATGTTTCGCCAAAACAGATTATATCCGTTTCGGCTTCTCTAATTCCCTTCCTTGAACATGACGACGCTAACCGTGCCCTCATGGGTTCTAACATGCAGCGTCAGGCCGTACCTCTTGTTTTCCCCGAACCTCCGCGAGTCGGAACCGGTATGGAAAAAAAGTGCGCCTATGATTCGGGTGTTTTGATTAAGGCAAAAAGATCGGGAAAGGTTGAGTTTGTTTCTTCCGATACGATTATCATAGCCCCCGGAAAGGGAAAAAATAAAGAAGATAAGGACGAATACACTCTCTTAAAATATCAAAGGACGAACCAAGAAACCTGTTACCATCAGCGCCCCATCGTCAATGTAGGCGATACGGTTAAGGAAGGACAGCCCATAGCTGACGGTCCTGCAACCTATAACGGAGAATTGGCCCTAGGCCGAAATATCCTCGTAGGATTCGTTCCTTGGAACGGTTATAACTACGAAGACGCTATCTTAATTTCACGCAGGGTCGTAAAAGAAGATATGTTCACTTCTATCCATATAAAAGAGCTTTCAACCGATGTTCGGGAAACAAAGCTGGGTGCCGAAAAGATGACCTGCGATATTCCGAATAAGTCCGAAAAGAGCTTGGATGACCTCGACAGCGAAGGTATTATCCGCATAGGCTCTAAGGTAAAGCCCGGCGATATCCTTGTCGGAAAGGTTACTCCTAAGAGCGAAAGCGATACAACCCCCGAATTTAAGCTCCTTAATTCTATCTTCGGTGAAAAGGCTAAGGAAGTTCGGGATACCTCCCTGCGTGTTCCCCATGGAACCGAGGGAACGGTTATCGATGTTCAGCGCTTAAAGAGGGATCAGGGAGATGACTTGAGCCCCGGTGTAGATGAAGTTGTAAAGGTCTTGATCGCAACAAAACGAAAACTCCGCGAGGGAGATAAAATGGCAGGCCGCCACGGAAACAAGGGTCTTGTAGCCAGAATTCTCCCCGAAGAAGATATGCCCTACATGGAAGACGGAACGCCTCTTGATATTTGTCTAAACCCGCTCGGTGTTCCTTCTCGAATGAACATCGGCCAGATTTTGGAATCGGAGCTGGGCCTTGCAGGATTAAAGTTGAATGAGTGGTACGAGTCTCCGGTTTTTGAGTCTCCCAGTATGGAACAGATTGAAGCAAAACTTAAAGAAGCCGGCTATCCTACCAGCTCTAAGGTAAAACTCCGAGACGGCTTAACCGGCCGCCTCTTTGAAAACGAGGTATTTGTCGGGGTTATCTACTTCTTAAAGCTGGCTCACTTGGTAGACGACAAAATGCATGCCCGATCAACAGGCCCCTATTCTCTTGTTACCCAGCAGCCCTTGGGCGGTAAGGCTCAATTCGGCGGTCAGCGCTTGGGAGAAATGGAAGTTTGGGCACTTGAAGCTTACGGTGCAGCTAACACCTTGCAGGAACTTATTACAATCAAGTCCGACGATATGCACGGACGATCTAAAATATATGAATCCATCGTTAAGGGCGAGCCTTCAAGCTCTGCCGGTATTCCCGAATCCTTTAACGTATTGGTACAGGAATTAAGAGGTTTAGCTCTCGACTTTACAATCTATGATGCAAAGGGTCAGCAGATTCCTTTAACCGAAAGAGATGAAGAGCTAATTAAACGCGAAAAAACAAGTACTAACTTTTAA
- the rpoC gene encoding DNA-directed RNA polymerase subunit beta', translating to MRDIQDFDSLMIRLASPDTIRAWSYGEVKKPETINYRTLRPERDGLFCERIFGTTKEWECFCGKFKSIRYKGVICDRCGVEVTHFKVRRERMGHIELAAPVSHIWYYRSVPSRMGLLLNLQVAALRSVLYYEKYIVIDANDTDLEPMQLLTEDEYRDAHERYGAAFTAGMGAGAIKTLLQNINLDELAAQLRAKMIEKGAKSDQRLLRRIEIVENFRASGNKPEWMILDVIPVIPPDLRPMVQLDGGRFATSDLNDLYRRVIHRNSRLSKLMELKAPDIIIRNEKRMLQEAVDALFDNSKRKKAIKGASNRPLKSISDLLKGKQGRFRQNLLGKRVDYSGRSVIVVGPELKLWQCGLPTKMALELFKPFIMKKLVQKEVVSNIKKAKLLVEQEAAEVFAVLDEVVSEHPVLLNRAPTLHRLGIQAFEPVLVEGKAIRLHPLVCKAFNADFDGDQMAIHVPLTQAAQMECWTLMLSARNLLDPANGKTIVFPTQDMVLGLYYLTKERALPEGKKERLYSSVAEVLMAAECHAVGWQEPVLIDYETEPGKIETVRTTPGRILFNEEMPEGVPFTNDALNDKKIRKLIEEVFKDKGPWLAVQLLDKLKAVGYKYATYFGATLSMEDMIIPPEKAGMLEKANKEVLEIYNQYKGGHITQEERYNRVVDVWQKTNSNLKEILMNRLQEDKGGFNTIHMMATSGARGNKDQINQLAGMRGLMSKPTGDIIELPIRSNFKEGLNVMEFFISTNGARKGLTDTALKTSDAGYLTRRLVDIAQNVVVNEEDCGTINGIEYAAIKRGDEIRESLSERIAGKYTLERVIHPITGELLIDVNEYITDETAKKIEEAGVETVKLRTVLTCESKHGVCVKCYGRDLARNRIVRIGEAVGIIAAQSIGQPGTQLTMRTFHEGGTASKNVEENRIVFNDYSIIVRGIKGSYVTLKNGHFLFTRKGEFTFSRVLNEYALKKGETALVSTGTRVVKGNPLYTLKNGKEVLSENIAIAEVRDNIIYLTGQEQTIEIRNGSEVIVKENDVIKAGETVGTFDPFADPILAEYDGFVRFEDILPGTTLKEEADEETGVVEKRISDAHFDKMQPRIFISDESGNPVGEDSYFLPGGAQLLVEEGQEIKAGAILAKIAKESVKTKDITGGLPRVSELLEARRPKSPAVLAAIAGVVTIKKGLLKGKRTIVVKDEYGHDVKHLVPIGKRMLVRDGDTVKAGEPLCDGSFDPHDILNILGENALQNYLMKEIKEVYDAQGVTINDKHVGIIVRQMLRKVKIVSVGDTKFIFDQQIDKYRFHEENKRVKEEGGQPAVARPMFQGITKAALNIDSFISAASFQETTKVLTNAAIAGSSDELRGLKENVIIGHLIPAGTGMKQYRDIKLFDKNKSDLDIQMNEILERRRLEAEAAQALEEKELIEEESFLDDL from the coding sequence ATGAGAGATATACAGGATTTTGACAGCTTGATGATAAGGCTTGCTTCACCCGACACTATAAGGGCTTGGTCCTATGGGGAAGTCAAAAAGCCTGAAACAATCAATTACCGAACCTTGCGTCCGGAGAGGGACGGTTTATTTTGCGAAAGAATATTCGGAACCACAAAGGAATGGGAATGTTTTTGCGGAAAGTTTAAATCAATCCGTTATAAGGGCGTTATCTGCGACCGCTGCGGTGTTGAGGTTACTCACTTTAAGGTCCGCCGTGAACGCATGGGACATATAGAACTTGCAGCTCCCGTTTCTCATATTTGGTATTACCGCTCGGTACCTAGCCGAATGGGACTTTTGCTTAACCTACAGGTTGCAGCCCTCAGGTCTGTTTTGTACTATGAAAAATACATCGTTATAGATGCAAACGATACCGACTTGGAACCCATGCAGCTTTTAACCGAAGATGAGTACAGGGATGCCCACGAACGCTATGGAGCCGCCTTTACTGCCGGCATGGGAGCAGGGGCTATTAAAACCCTTCTTCAAAACATAAATTTAGATGAGCTTGCTGCCCAGCTTCGTGCTAAGATGATTGAAAAAGGTGCAAAAAGCGATCAACGCCTTTTGCGTAGAATCGAAATAGTCGAAAATTTTAGAGCATCGGGCAACAAACCCGAATGGATGATTCTTGATGTTATTCCGGTTATTCCTCCGGATTTACGCCCCATGGTTCAGCTTGACGGAGGCCGCTTTGCAACCTCCGACCTCAATGACTTGTATCGAAGGGTTATTCACAGAAACAGCCGTTTGAGTAAGCTCATGGAATTAAAGGCCCCAGATATTATTATCAGAAACGAAAAGAGAATGCTCCAAGAAGCGGTTGATGCCTTATTCGATAACTCAAAGCGCAAAAAGGCTATTAAGGGAGCTTCAAACAGACCTCTAAAATCTATTTCGGATCTTTTAAAGGGAAAGCAGGGAAGGTTCCGCCAAAACCTATTAGGTAAGCGTGTCGACTATTCAGGCCGATCCGTTATCGTTGTAGGCCCTGAGCTTAAACTTTGGCAGTGCGGTCTGCCCACTAAGATGGCCTTGGAGCTGTTTAAGCCCTTTATAATGAAAAAACTTGTTCAAAAGGAAGTTGTTTCCAATATTAAAAAGGCAAAACTCCTTGTAGAACAGGAAGCTGCTGAAGTTTTTGCAGTTCTTGACGAGGTTGTAAGCGAGCATCCGGTTCTTTTAAACCGTGCTCCGACCCTTCACAGGCTTGGCATTCAGGCCTTTGAACCCGTTTTGGTAGAAGGAAAGGCTATCCGCCTCCATCCTCTTGTATGTAAGGCCTTTAATGCCGACTTTGACGGCGACCAGATGGCTATCCACGTTCCGCTTACTCAGGCGGCTCAAATGGAGTGCTGGACACTGATGCTTTCAGCCCGAAACCTTCTTGACCCTGCAAACGGAAAAACAATAGTTTTCCCGACACAGGATATGGTTCTGGGCCTTTACTATCTTACAAAGGAAAGAGCTCTGCCTGAGGGTAAAAAAGAGCGCCTTTATTCTTCCGTTGCAGAAGTTTTGATGGCCGCAGAATGTCATGCTGTCGGCTGGCAGGAACCCGTTTTAATCGACTATGAAACGGAACCCGGCAAGATTGAAACCGTAAGGACTACACCGGGAAGGATTTTATTTAATGAAGAAATGCCCGAAGGCGTTCCCTTTACAAATGATGCTTTAAACGATAAAAAAATACGAAAACTTATAGAAGAGGTCTTTAAGGATAAGGGGCCATGGCTGGCTGTTCAGCTTTTGGACAAGCTCAAGGCTGTCGGTTATAAGTATGCCACATATTTCGGGGCGACTTTGAGTATGGAAGACATGATTATTCCTCCTGAGAAGGCCGGAATGCTCGAAAAAGCCAACAAAGAGGTTTTGGAAATCTATAACCAGTATAAGGGCGGCCACATTACCCAAGAAGAGCGCTATAACCGTGTGGTTGACGTTTGGCAGAAGACAAACTCCAATCTTAAAGAGATTCTTATGAACCGTCTGCAAGAAGATAAGGGCGGATTTAACACCATCCACATGATGGCTACATCGGGTGCCCGCGGTAATAAGGATCAGATAAATCAGCTTGCCGGAATGCGAGGACTTATGTCCAAGCCTACGGGAGACATCATCGAACTTCCGATTAGATCGAACTTTAAAGAAGGCTTAAATGTTATGGAATTCTTTATTTCGACTAACGGTGCCCGAAAAGGTTTGACCGATACGGCTCTTAAAACATCTGACGCAGGTTACCTGACCCGCCGTCTGGTTGATATTGCCCAAAACGTAGTTGTAAACGAAGAAGACTGCGGTACCATTAACGGTATCGAATATGCCGCAATTAAACGCGGAGACGAAATCCGCGAATCCTTGAGCGAGCGTATTGCCGGAAAATACACTCTGGAAAGGGTTATTCACCCCATTACGGGAGAGCTTCTTATCGATGTAAACGAATATATTACCGATGAAACAGCTAAGAAGATAGAAGAAGCCGGTGTTGAAACCGTTAAGCTCCGCACCGTTTTAACCTGCGAATCCAAGCACGGTGTTTGCGTAAAATGTTACGGACGGGATCTTGCCCGAAACAGGATTGTCCGAATAGGGGAGGCTGTAGGTATTATCGCAGCCCAGTCCATCGGTCAGCCCGGTACTCAGCTTACGATGCGTACATTCCATGAAGGCGGTACGGCTTCTAAAAATGTTGAAGAGAACAGAATCGTATTTAACGATTATTCTATCATCGTTCGCGGTATAAAGGGGTCTTATGTAACCCTTAAAAACGGCCACTTCCTCTTTACAAGAAAGGGCGAGTTTACCTTCAGCAGGGTATTGAACGAATATGCTCTTAAAAAAGGTGAAACAGCTCTTGTAAGTACAGGCACAAGGGTAGTAAAGGGTAATCCTCTTTATACATTAAAGAACGGAAAGGAAGTGCTTTCAGAAAATATAGCCATTGCCGAGGTCAGAGATAATATTATCTATTTGACAGGTCAAGAGCAGACAATAGAGATAAGAAACGGTTCAGAGGTTATAGTAAAAGAAAATGATGTTATAAAGGCCGGAGAAACGGTCGGTACCTTCGACCCCTTCGCCGATCCTATTTTAGCTGAATATGACGGCTTTGTCCGCTTTGAAGATATTCTTCCCGGTACAACCCTAAAAGAAGAAGCAGATGAAGAGACAGGCGTTGTCGAAAAGCGAATAAGCGACGCTCACTTTGATAAAATGCAGCCCCGTATCTTTATCTCAGATGAATCGGGTAACCCCGTAGGTGAGGACTCTTACTTCCTCCCCGGAGGTGCTCAGCTTTTGGTTGAAGAAGGTCAGGAAATTAAGGCCGGTGCAATCCTTGCAAAGATAGCAAAAGAGTCGGTAAAGACAAAGGATATTACAGGAGGTCTTCCTAGAGTTTCGGAACTCCTTGAAGCCCGCAGACCAAAGTCCCCAGCCGTTCTTGCCGCTATAGCAGGTGTTGTTACCATAAAGAAAGGCTTACTCAAAGGCAAGAGAACTATTGTGGTTAAAGACGAATACGGTCATGATGTAAAGCACTTGGTCCCTATCGGAAAGAGAATGCTTGTCCGTGACGGAGATACTGTAAAAGCTGGAGAGCCCTTGTGTGACGGCAGCTTTGATCCGCATGATATTTTAAATATCCTCGGTGAAAATGCTCTTCAAAACTACTTGATGAAGGAAATCAAGGAAGTTTACGATGCTCAGGGTGTTACCATCAACGATAAACATGTGGGTATAATCGTCCGTCAGATGCTCCGAAAGGTAAAGATTGTTTCGGTTGGAGATACCAAGTTTATCTTTGACCAGCAGATAGATAAATACCGCTTCCATGAGGAAAATAAGAGGGTTAAGGAAGAAGGAGGTCAGCCTGCAGTTGCCCGTCCTATGTTCCAAGGAATTACAAAGGCAGCCTTAAACATCGACTCCTTTATTTCTGCCGCTTCTTTCCAAGAAACCACGAAGGTTCTTACAAATGCCGCTATTGCAGGCTCTTCGGATGAGCTTCGCGGTCTAAAAGAGAACGTAATTATCGGCCACCTTATTCCTGCCGGAACAGGGATGAAGCAGTACCGAGATATTAAACTTTTCGATAAAAACAAGAGCGACTTGGATATTCAGATGAACGAAATCCTTGAACGCCGAAGACTTGAAGCGGAAGCTGCTCAAGCCCTTGAAGAAAAAGAACTTATCGAAGAAGAAAGCTTTTTGGATGATCTCTAG
- a CDS encoding head GIN domain-containing protein, with protein MNKVKVIGVVKAYAITALFIICIGCRSFSGSDEVIKGNGKMETKSFPESGFNTVCIKGGWTADIRYSETFSIQIETDENIFPYLDISLTGTTLNIGFKSGYRYSISPTQCKVSITMPALIKLQTFGSLTAVISSFNMPEDSMSIDISGSGNITARDITVNTLKVDVSGSGDFSATGKAQNINAVISGSGDIKTTDFETEKADISVSGSGSAKVWVIRHLKADIGGSGSIRYKGNPVVETKSSGSGRISSL; from the coding sequence ATGAATAAAGTCAAAGTAATCGGTGTTGTAAAAGCTTACGCAATAACAGCCCTTTTTATTATTTGTATCGGCTGCCGATCTTTTTCCGGTTCGGACGAAGTCATTAAAGGAAACGGAAAGATGGAAACTAAATCATTCCCTGAAAGCGGTTTTAATACTGTTTGCATCAAGGGCGGTTGGACTGCCGATATACGGTATAGCGAAACCTTTTCCATTCAAATTGAAACGGATGAAAATATTTTCCCCTATTTGGATATATCTCTTACAGGTACCACTCTTAACATCGGTTTTAAGTCTGGATACAGATACAGCATATCACCGACTCAGTGTAAAGTTTCTATCACAATGCCTGCTTTAATAAAGTTGCAGACGTTCGGTTCACTTACAGCTGTCATTTCATCATTCAATATGCCTGAAGATTCAATGTCGATAGATATCTCAGGCAGCGGTAATATTACCGCACGCGATATTACGGTAAACACTCTAAAAGTGGACGTATCCGGCTCAGGCGATTTTTCCGCAACAGGGAAAGCTCAAAATATAAACGCTGTTATTTCCGGTTCCGGAGACATAAAAACAACCGATTTTGAGACCGAAAAGGCGGATATTTCAGTTTCAGGCTCCGGTTCTGCAAAAGTATGGGTTATACGGCATTTAAAAGCCGATATAGGCGGCTCCGGTTCCATCCGTTATAAGGGTAATCCTGTTGTTGAGACTAAAAGTTCAGGCAGCGGCCGCATATCTTCTCTTTAA
- a CDS encoding methyltransferase family protein, whose product MKKENQEHLPVMGVGPVCIAIMIAFTAAGIALVKFNMLTSGYVGGGVITVLFVIAGILCIAGGIILWYAAVFSAKIDITIKSNRLETGGVYAIVRNPIYSAFLFICIGALLFCRNWYVLILPPLFWVYLTVFMKLTEERWLSERFGEEYKAYSKRVNRFIPWRKNT is encoded by the coding sequence ATGAAAAAAGAAAACCAAGAACATCTCCCTGTTATGGGGGTAGGGCCGGTGTGTATTGCAATTATGATTGCGTTCACCGCTGCAGGGATTGCGCTTGTCAAATTCAATATGCTTACAAGCGGCTATGTTGGCGGCGGGGTCATTACGGTTCTTTTTGTAATTGCCGGAATCTTGTGTATTGCAGGCGGTATTATCTTGTGGTACGCTGCGGTATTCAGTGCCAAGATCGACATCACGATAAAATCGAACCGGCTTGAAACCGGCGGCGTGTATGCCATCGTGCGTAATCCCATTTATTCCGCTTTTTTGTTTATCTGTATCGGTGCTCTGCTATTCTGCCGGAATTGGTATGTATTGATTTTGCCGCCGCTCTTTTGGGTATACCTTACCGTGTTTATGAAGCTCACGGAAGAAAGATGGCTTTCAGAACGCTTCGGCGAGGAATATAAAGCTTATAGTAAACGGGTCAACCGCTTTATTCCGTGGAGAAAGAATACATAA
- a CDS encoding pyridoxamine 5'-phosphate oxidase family protein codes for MRRVDRAVTDNRQIQSIIEKAKVVHIGMIDNDRPYVEPMQYGFIFNEGKLTLYVHCAKKGRKLDIINKNPHVFIELETEAVIISGGEIPCAYGSEYASVMGDGTAVFVEDVKEKILGLQLLMKTQTGRDFEITEQMTKQVTVLRIDVPCVTAKSRAKV; via the coding sequence ATGAGAAGAGTAGACAGGGCAGTAACGGATAATCGGCAAATACAATCAATTATCGAAAAAGCAAAGGTTGTACATATCGGTATGATCGATAATGACAGGCCGTATGTAGAGCCGATGCAGTACGGTTTTATATTTAACGAAGGCAAATTGACTTTATATGTGCATTGTGCAAAAAAAGGGCGGAAGCTGGATATTATCAACAAGAACCCGCATGTTTTTATCGAGCTTGAAACGGAAGCTGTGATTATTTCCGGAGGAGAAATTCCGTGTGCGTACGGATCGGAATATGCAAGCGTTATGGGAGACGGCACAGCTGTTTTTGTTGAAGATGTAAAAGAAAAAATTTTAGGCTTGCAGCTGCTGATGAAAACACAGACAGGCAGAGATTTTGAAATAACCGAACAGATGACAAAACAGGTTACTGTTTTACGTATTGATGTTCCATGTGTAACAGCAAAAAGCAGAGCTAAGGTTTAA
- a CDS encoding GNAT family N-acetyltransferase has product MDLSFRLSKDAEYIALMNKDVQELHYRLYPEYFKPFSYDETLNFFKKQLQEKNWFCYIVSCDGKDAGYALFYIRDYQENPFRKAYRGIHIDQIGIAPEYRRKGIGKALIKEIEKIAVKEKASQIELSHWELNEDAKCFYKSLGFDTYIRFVVKKM; this is encoded by the coding sequence ATGGATTTAAGTTTTAGGTTATCAAAAGATGCCGAGTACATCGCATTAATGAATAAAGATGTACAAGAGCTTCATTATAGATTGTATCCTGAGTATTTTAAACCTTTTTCATATGATGAAACATTAAACTTTTTTAAAAAGCAATTACAAGAAAAAAATTGGTTTTGCTATATTGTCTCTTGTGACGGAAAAGATGCCGGTTATGCTTTATTTTATATTCGGGATTATCAAGAAAATCCTTTTAGAAAAGCCTATAGAGGAATACATATCGATCAAATCGGCATAGCTCCTGAATATAGGCGAAAGGGAATCGGCAAGGCCCTTATAAAAGAAATTGAAAAAATTGCCGTTAAAGAAAAAGCCTCACAAATTGAGCTGAGCCATTGGGAACTGAACGAAGATGCAAAGTGTTTCTATAAGAGTCTTGGTTTTGATACATATATCAGATTTGTTGTTAAAAAGATGTAA